A region of Betta splendens chromosome 13, fBetSpl5.4, whole genome shotgun sequence DNA encodes the following proteins:
- the LOC114868309 gene encoding olfactory receptor 13C2-like, which translates to MPEENRSTLTEFVLSGFPGLHPQYEGLASAVLFLVYFFTMIANATVLFLFVTDRSLHKPMYYIILNLSACDILFSTTTLPKIISKYWFQSKTISFTACFVQMFFVHYLGTVNSYILFQMALDRYLAICRPLRYTLVFKTSTVLTLSVTAWVVAMGVPLMMVIRAYPLPYCASNIVSNCYCDHIGITSLACTDRAAYSIPAFVLAMIMLLGPLAFIIFSYSCIIFAVLKIANVQGRLKTLSTCSAQLIIISLYYFPRCFVYLASNIGITFSADLRIVIIMLYSIAPPMINPLIYCLRTKDMRESLQKLICRAISQKVQISVISK; encoded by the coding sequence ATGCCAGAGGAAAATCGTAGCACCTTGACTGAATTTGTCCTTTCTGGATTTCCAGGACTTCACCCACAGTACGAAGGCCTTGCGTCAGCTGTGTTGTTCTTAGTCTATTTCTTTACTATGATTGCAAATGCAacagttctgtttttatttgtgactGATCGTTCCCTTCATAAGCCTATGTATTACATAATTCTGAATCTCAGTGCTTGTGACATTCTTTTCAGCACCACTACGTTACCGAAGATCATCAGTAAGTATTGGTTTCAGTCAAAGACCATTTCATTCACTGCTTGTTTTGTACAAATGTTCTTTGTTCATTATCTGGGCACAGTGAATTCATATATTCTCTTTCAAATGGCTCTAGACAGATATTTGGCTATCTGTCGTCCACTCAGATATACACTGGTTTTCAAAACCTCGACTGTCCTGACCCTCAGTGTTACTGCATGGGTTGTTGCTATGGGAGTTCCTTTAATGATGGTCATCAGGGCGTATCCGCTTCCATACTGTGCCTCAAACATAGTCAGTAACTGCTACTGTGATCATATTGGAATAACATCACTGGCATGTACTGACAGGGCTGCATATAGCATTCCTGCTTTTGTGCTTGCAATGATTATGTTACTGGGGCCTCTAGCATTCATCATTTTCTCATATAGTTGTATAATTTTTGCTGTACTTAAAATAGCAAATGTACAAGGTCGTCTGAAAACTCTGTCCACTTGCAGCGCTCAGCTGATTATAATTTCCCTCTATTATTTTCCCAGATGTTTTGTATATTTAGCCAGCAACATAGGAATAACCTTTAGTGCTGATTTGAGAATAGTAATTATCATGCTGTACAGCATTGCTCCTCCCATGATAAATCCACTAATATACTGCTTAAGAACTAAAGACATGAGAGAAAGTCTACAGAAACTCATCTGCAGGGCAATTTCACAAAAAGTACAAATTTCAGTTATAAGTAAGTGA
- the LOC114868308 gene encoding olfactory receptor 4D1-like: protein MSLQNTSIKVTEFIISGFDTTSSPVVVGVALLLLYIIALLANMLNIFIIVYDKNLHKPMYLLICNLAVVDILYTSSASPTMIGVLLTGVKTISYVQCLIQMCVFHLGWLMEMFALSIMAFDRLIAVSCPFQYHRYLTNMRVVVLTYILWIVASALGIASCAIVIPLPHCYTGLKYNFCNFAAVIRTTCVNPEYYFNLVAIVTVFLTFFTFSFICLSYFGIIFFVKFTSNNEKVKLGSTCLSHLIVVICYYVPGFVITFLTRLGVVLSVEERNGLNIGMVLGPTIVNPFVYCFRTEEIKCRIVRTFKKLELSWSIVI from the coding sequence ATGTCTTTACAAAACACTTCAATCAAAGTGACAGAGTTTATCATTAGTGGTTTTGATACAACCAGTAGTCCTGTGGTAGTTGGTGTTGCTTTGCTTCTTCTTTATATTATAGCTCTTCTTGCCAATATGCTTAACATTTTCATTATTGTGTATGATAAGAATTTGCACAAACCCATGTACCTTCTGATCTGTAACCTTGCTGTTGTTGATATTCTGTACACATCTAGTGCCAGTCCCACAATGATTGGAGTTCTACTTACTGGTGTTAAAACTATATCCTATGTGCAGTGTTTGAtccaaatgtgtgttttccactTAGGATGGTTGATGGAGATGTTTGCACTGTCAATTATGGCATTTGATCGATTGATCGCTGTTAGTTGTCCTTTTCAGTATCACAGATATTTAACGAACATGCGAGTTGTCGTTCTTACATATATCTTATGGATTGTTGCCAGTGCATTAGGTATTGCTTCTTGTGCAATTGtgattcctcttcctcactgctacacAGGACTAAAGTATAATTTCTGTAACTTTGCTGCTGTAATTCGAACCACTTGTGTTAACCCAGAGTACTATTTTAACCTGGTTGCAATCGTTACAgtgtttcttacattttttaCCTTCAGTTTCATTTGCTTATCGTATTTTGGGATCATATTTTTTGTGAAGTTTACTTCAAATAATGAGAAAGTGAAACTGGGAAGCACTTGTTTGAGTCACTTGATTGTTGTAATATGTTATTATGTTCCAGGATTTGTCATCACTTTCTTGACCAGGCTTGGTGTTGTATTATCTGTTGAGGAACGTAATGGCTTAAATATTGGGATGGTCCTTGGACCGACTATTGTGAAtccttttgtttattgttttagaaCAGAAGAAATTAAGTGTAGGATTGTCAGGACATTTAAAAAACTTGAGCTATCATGGTCAATTGTTATTTAG
- the LOC114868075 gene encoding olfactory receptor 52B2-like codes for MIYTNITTIKDFIITGFPGLSPEYYGCVSFLLLLIFLAILFGNTFIVSVIIYERTLHKPVYLIIIYLAVTDTTFGIVTIPKILARYWWNDMKSSFGACFTQMYFVHSLGAFTSSVLMIMAFDRFIAIWLPFQYPVLITNKSVCVACSLCCVVTFTRMLGLVLHALSVPYCNLNVITQCFCDHVSIIQLGCGENVAYVKFVAFVNAMFSLLGPLTIICISYLCIIIAAVKMSYAERHNKVLSTCAPQIFITCLYYVPRCFVYLSSNLGFTFSIDVRVIITMMYSLIPCAVNPLVYCLKTKDIKKVLVHRFKRRQIDVAFKLDNKHNIN; via the coding sequence ATGATATACACCAATATTACAACCATAAAGGACTTTATTATCACTGGGTTCCCTGGCCTTTCCCCTGAGTATTATGGATGTGtctctttccttctcctcctcattttcTTAGCTATTTTGTTTGGGAATACATTCATTGTATCTGTCATAATATATGAGAGGACTCTTCACAAACCAGTGTACTTGATCATTATTTATCTCGCAGTGACGGACACCACATTTGGCATCGTGACCATTCCAAAAATCCTTGCCAGATATTGGTGGAATGACATGAAGTCTTCATTTGGAGCCTGTTTTACACAGATGTATTTTGTCCATTCTTTGGGAGCTTTTACTTCTTCGGTCTTGATGATTATGGCTTTTGACCGCTTCATTGCCATATGGCTTCCTTTTCAGTATCCTGTTTTGATTACAAacaaaagtgtttgtgttgcatgtaGCCTGTGCTGCGTTGTGACTTTCACACGCATGTTGGGATTAGTGCTTCATGCCTTATCTGTGCCTTACTGCAACCTGAATGTCATCACACAGTGCTTCTGTGATCATGTATCAATAATTCAGCTGGGATGTGGTGAAAATGTTGCATATGTTAAGTTTGTAGCTTTTGTAAATGCTATGTTCAGTCTTTTGGGTCCTCTGACAATCATCTGTATTTCCTACTTATGCATAATCATAGCGGCTGTGAAAATGTCTTATGCAGAAAGGCACAACAAAGTTCTTTCCACCTGTGCACCACAGATCTTTATAACCTGCCTTTATTATGTGCCCAGATGTTTTGTTTACCTTTCTTCCAACCTGGGATTCACTTTCAGCATTGATGTCCGTGTTATTATAACGATGATGTACAGCCTCATACCTTGTGCAGTCAATCCACTGGTATATTGTTTGAAGACTAAGGACATTAAAAAGGTTCTTGTGCATAGATTTAAAAGAAGACAAATTGATGTTGCATTCAAACTGGACAATAAacataatattaattaa
- the LOC114868310 gene encoding olfactory receptor 13C2-like, producing MPEGNHSTLTEFVLSGFPGLQPQYESLASAVLFLVYFFTMIANATVLFLLVTDRSLHKPMYYIILNLTACDILFSTTTLPKIISKYWFQSRTISFTACFVQMYFVHYLGTVNSYILFQMALDRYLAICRPLRYTLLFKTSTVLILSVTAWVVAKAGALMMVIRAYPLPYCASNIISNCYCDHIGITSLACTDRAAYSIPAFVNAMIMLLGPLAFIIFSYSCIIIAVLKIANVQGRLKTMSTCSGQLIIISLYYLPRCFVYLASNIGITFSADMRILIIMLYSILPPMINPLIYCLRAKDMRESLLKLFRRKTVSHKVQISAMTD from the coding sequence ATGCCAGAGGGAAACCACAGCACCTTGACTGAATTTGTCCTTTCTGGATTTCCAGGACTTCAGCCACAGTACGAAAGCCTTGCGTCGGCTGTGCTGTTCTTAGTCTATTTCTTTACTATGATTGCGAATGCAACAGTTCTGTTTTTATTAGTGACTGATCGTTCCCTTCATAAGCCCATGTATTACATAATTTTGAATCTGACTGCTTGCGACATTCTTTTCAGCACCACTACTTTACCAAAGATCATCAGTAAGTATTGGTTTCAGTCAAGGACCATTTCATTCACTGCTTGTTTTGTGCAAATGTACTTTGTTCATTATCTGGGCACAGTGAACTCATATATTCTCTTTCAAATGGCTCTAGACAGATATTTGGCTATCTGTCGTCCACTCAGATATACACTGCTTTTCAAAACCTCAactgtcctcatcctcagtgtTACTGCATGGGTTGTTGCCAAGGCAGGAGCTTTAATGATGGTCATCAGGGCGTATCCGCTTCCATACTGTGCCTCAAACATAATCAGTAACTGCTACTGTGATCATATTGGAATAACATCACTGGCATGTACTGACAGGGCTGCATATAGCATTCCTGCTTTTGTGAATGCAATGATTATGTTACTGGGGCCTCTAGCATTCATCATTTTCTCATATAGTTGTATAATTATTGCTGTGCTTAAAATAGCAAATGTACAAGGTCGTCTGAAGACTATGTCTACTTGTAGTGGTCAGCTGATTATAATCTCACTCTATTATTTACCCAGATGCTTTGTATATTTAGCCAGCAACATAGGAATTACCTTTAGTGCTGATATGAGAATATTAATTATAATGCTCTATAGTATTTTACCCCCGATGATAAATCCACTAATATATTGCTTGAGAGCGAAAGACATGAGAGAAAGCTTATTGAAACTTTTCAGGAGGAAAACTGTTTCACATAAAGTACAGATTTCAGCTATGACTGACTGA
- the LOC114868307 gene encoding olfactory receptor 4D11-like translates to MSLQNASFKVAEFIIAGLDTTKSPLLVGVVMLIIYFVSVVANMVNIVIIIYSRKLHKPMYLLICDLAIVDILYTSSASPTMIAVLVSGIKTISYVPCFIQLFAFNLGAVMEMFALAVMAFDRLIAVSCPFQYQRYLTNARVLVVTCLLWIVASGFVAVFPATVIPLPQCNNVLRYTFCSYGALVRTTCADPDYYFNLSSILIFFLSFFTFGFILLSYFGIIFFVKSLSICDKKKMASTCLSHLIVVICYYIPILIVALLTRFGVVLTIEERNGLLIGTILGPCIVNPFVYCLRTKKIKIELIRVFKKAKISQ, encoded by the coding sequence ATGTCTTTACAGAATGCTTCATTCAAAGTAGCTGAATTCATCATAGCTGGTTTAGACACAACCAAAAGCCCTCTCCTGGTTGGTGTGGTTATgctgattatttattttgtatctgTTGTAGCCAATATGGTAAacattgtcattattatttatagtaGGAAATTACACAAACCCATGTACCTTTTGATTTGTGACCTTGCCATTGTTGATATCCTGTACACATCTAGTGCCAGTCCCACAATGATTGCAGTTCTAGTGTCTGGCATTAAAACAATCTCTTATGTACCATGTTTTATTCAATTGTTTGCTTTTAATTTAGGGGCAGTTATGGAGATGTTTGCTTTAGCAGTAATGGCATTTGATCGACTGATTGCTGTTAGTTGTCCTTTTCAGTATCAAAGATATTTAACAAATGCCCGTGTTCTTGTTGTTACATGTCTCCTGTGGATTGTTGCCTCTGGCTTTGTGGCTGTTTTTCCTGCAACTGTGATTCCTCTCCCTCAGTGTAATAATGTCCTTAGGTACACTTTTTGCTCATATGGTGCTTTAGTACGAACAACTTGCGCTGACCCTGACTATTATTTTAATCTTTCatcaattttaatattttttctttcatttttcacgtttggttttattttactgtCCTATTTTGGGATCATATTTTTTGTAAAATCGTTATCAATAtgtgacaaaaagaaaatggcCAGCACATGTTTAAGCCACTTGATTGTGGTAATATGTTATTACATCCCAATACTGATTGTTGCTCTGTTGACCAGGTTTGGTGTGGTATTAACCATTGAGGAACGTAATGGCTTATTAATTGGTACAATCCTCGGACCGTGTATTGTAAATCCATTTGTGTACTGTCTtagaacaaagaaaataaaaattgaacTCATTAGGGTGtttaaaaaagctaaaatatCACAGTAA
- the LOC121202676 gene encoding olfactory receptor 4D9-like: MSLQNYSKAVTEFDISGFKITKSPLLVGVVMLIVYVIVILANLMNILIISSSKNLHKPMYLLICNLAVVDILYTSSASPTMIGVLVAGVQTISYVPCLTQMFGFYLGGVMEMFALSVMAFDRLVAVSCPFQYHRYLTNARTVVLTYILWIAASALAAFFPATVIPLPHCNTLLKYVFCSYAAVVRTTCVNPEYYFNLSAIIIFFLTFFTFSFICLSYCGIVFFVRSLSNNDKKKIGSTCLSHLIVVICYYFPIFILSILTRFGVVLSLEEHNGLLIGTILGPCLVNPFVYCLRTKEIKNKIIRVFKHV, from the coding sequence ATGTCTTTACAGAATTATTCAAAAGCTGTGACAGAATTTGACATAAGTGGTTTTAAGATAACCAAAAGTCCTCTTCTAGTTGGTGTGGTTATGCTAATTGTTTATGTTATAGTTATTCTAGCAAATTTAATGAACATTCTTATTATTTCTTCAAGTAAGAATTTGCACAAACCCATGTATCTGCTGATTTGTAACCTTGCCGTTGTAGACATTCTGTACACCTCTAGTGCCAGTCCCACAATGATTGGGGTTCTAGTTGCTGGGGTTCAAACTATCTCATATGTGCCATGTTTAACTCAAATGTTTGGATTTTATTTAGGAGGCGTAATGGAGATGTTTGCTTTGTCAGTTATGGCATTTGACCGACTGGTTGCGGTTAGTTGTCCTTTTCAGTATCACAGATATTTGACAAATGCACGTACTGTTGTTCTAACTTATATTTTGTGGATTGCTGCCTCTGCTCTTGCAGCTTTTTTTCCTGCAACTGTAATTCCTCTCCCTCACTGTAATACATTGCTCAAGTACGTTTTCTGTTCATATGCTGCTGTGGTACGAACCACTTGTGTTAATCCTGAATACTATTTTAATCTGTCTGCAATCATAATATTTTTTCTAACATTTTtcactttcagttttatttgtttgtcctATTGTGGAATCGTATTTTTCGTGAGATCATTATCAAAtaatgacaaaaagaaaataggCAGCACTTGTTTGAGTCACTTAATTGTGGTAATATGTTATTACTTTCCAATATTTATCCTTAGTATCTTGACCAGGTTTGGTGTGGTGTTAAGTCTTGAAGAACATAATGGCTTATTAATTGGTACAATTCTCGGCCCATGTCTTGTTAATCCTTTTGTGTACTGTCTTAGaacaaaagaaattaaaaataaaatcattagGGTGTTTAAACATGTATGA